The nucleotide window AAGGAATGATCAGAGAAGTATTGTAGAAGATAAATCATGAAAACCAAGAGCTGACTGCAGAATAGGAAGTGAAGAATTCTGAGtaatttaaaatgtcactttATAAGAAGCTATAAATATTCACCATTTTCAGTATCATGATGATGATCATCATAATCACAAGAAAGCATTGGTTGAGGTTCCCTCAAATTCCTGATTTTACTTAAATATACATTAAAGTGTGAGTACCTGTTTTTCACAAGCCAGTAGTCTTTCCCGTTAAGGTTACCATATCCAATCACCAGTACACCATGATTCACAGTCTGAGTACACAAGGGGTCATAGTAGACACCTGAGAATAAAATATGGGTAGAGAACAAGAGTAAGTGATGTGTGGCAATGAAGGACATTTGAAAATGCTATTTTATTAGACTGTTTTGGGTATATGTCAGGAACATATACTCTCACATTTAAACTATTTAGAGTTCATGATTCTTTGCCATCAATGCTGTATttgtcagggtttttttgttgttgttgctttgtttgtctgtttgtttgtttagccaAGTTTGGCATCAGTCTAATCACAGCTCCCTCAGAAATCTTCTTTGATGAACTGCCACCTTTTcctgattattttttaacttatattGTTGTATTTCTATGTATATATTCCTAAATTGTTTGTTCTATACATTGTCATCCTTTACTAAATTAAATGATCTTTAAggtgaggtttaaaaaaaaaaaaaaagatgataaccTTCTAGTTTGTCTAATACAATTCTCTACCCTTAGTGGGCGCCCTCCTTGTACACTACTGTGTTGTACCTACACTCCACAGCGGCTACAGCAGCTAGGagctcaggctctggagtcaggcagcACGGTTTCTAATTCCAACTGACCGCTTGCAGACtgtatgactttaggcaagttaacctaagacttaattttttcatctgtaaaatagggctattataaggattaaatgagataatgcacagaAAGAATTTAGCATAGTACCTGGCCTGTACTCTTAGTAAATTTTGACAACTGTTACTTTACTAATTAGAACTgggtataaaaatatgtatatgaaatgATATGAGGTGGAGGATTCCATTTAACCTAATCTAAGCATCCAGAGACATAGTGATGGGGAAGAAGAATATTCTTTCTTATGGTGCAAGGGCAGTATAGAGCATGAGGATAACATGTCTGGATTTTTACCACTTCtgtagaggaagaaagaagaatggcGTGCATCTACAGCAACAGACACAGGTCCTTTGATGGCCACAGCTTCTTTTAAGGCATCTTCACTGCCAAAGGGAAGTTCAATATACCTTGAACATGTGGCAGCTCGATTTTTTGCATCATACTGGCACTTTTCATCCTGTGGGAAAAGGATAAATCAGATAAAGAAGTATACTTCAACTTCCTTTATAAATCGACAGTATCCTAAGTCTGGATTTCAAAtatgctttctttcctcattTAGTCTTTTCAAGTGTCTAAGGATCcttcttccttttaaagaaagaaacataaaatcttcCAAACCCTAATAGTTCTATGTTTCaccaataaaagaggaaatacagaaCCGTTCTATTGCTTTAAATCGTATACATCTTCATATGTGCAAATTTGCCAGGGTAATGTCTCTCAGACTCTAAGGGGATTGTTAGGGGCATACTACATCAAGACTCGAGACTAGAGCtttaagatcttttttttaaaattttttttggggggtacgcgggcctctcactgttgtggcctctcccgttgcggagcacaggctctggacgcgcgggctctgtggccatggctcacgggcccagccgctccgcggcatgtgggatcttcccggaccggggcacgaacccgtgtcccctgcatcggcaggcggattctcaaccactagaccatggaagtccctgaaaatctatttttaatcatGAACTCTGCTTGCttgtttaaaaatcattgtgCCACTGATAAATTAAGTAGGCTGCTGCATAAGAAAGAGAACTCTTGAGAATTTAGGAATTCTTGATGGAggttcagtctctctctctctctctctctctctctctctctctcatacacacacacacacacacacacacacacacacacacacacacacacaccaagcagCACTGCTTCTCAAGCAATTGGCTTGGTGATAAGTTTAGTACAGTGAGTTGGAGGGATAGCATGAGGTCAAGGGGCGGCACAAAAAGTTTGTTTGTGGCACACCATGGCTTTGTAGGGATAGGAAGCTTCTGAATCGATGCCGTTGTTATCAATGATATATTGGAAAGCCTCTGTCATGAAGCCACCATTGCAGCCTTTATTCCCATATTTTTCAGTTGAGCAATCCACCAGGTTCTGTGCACTCAGGGACACCAGCTTTCCTGTTTTCAGCTTCACTTGTGCTTCCAGGGCTCCCACAGCACTGAAAGCCCAACAAGCACCACAAGCGCCCTAAAACAGAGACAAAGTCACAAGGGCAATCACAGAGTCAGTAAGGATGACCTCCATAACACAAACTGGGCAACTCCCAACATGTCAGCACTTTCAGCAGATCCAGGAAGAGCTCCCCCCACTACAGTTTCCTCTTCCCTTAGGCCATGGCAATGAAGACCAAATACTTGATTGTTCTCTGGGCAAGGTCtaaccttaataaatatttacgaATGGCTGAGCTCAGAGCATAATTGccatattcaaatatattaagAAACAGTACTTACTGAGCATGTACCAAATCCCAGCTATTTTCACCCCATAGTAAGGGAGATAAATGCTAATAGTAAAGTGATTTTTGAGAGGAACTGGGATGATTCCCTTGACCTAAAATACTCTTCCTTCTGCCAAATAATGCCTGAAACATAAGGTTAGCATTTTCCAGACATTTTTAGCTATAGAATTTTTTTGGTCATAAGATATTTTACAGGGAAgcataaacaaacagaaaaacacaaagttgCTTTAGTTTAAAAAGGTGCAGAGTGTTCTAAGCCACATCAtaattgttctctctctctccacctcatCCCACTCTGCTCTCTAGTGGAAGGAAGCAAATTCAATTTGCCTTTGGTCAAAGCAAAATCACCCCCTAAAATGCAAGCACCCAGAGAAAGGATCTCATTAAATTATTTATAGTTAACACTTAGATATGTAGTTTATTGGGTCTTCTTATACTTTTGTTTTAGGGAAGCTCCAGTAAGAAACCCAAAACtagttgaaagaaaaatatctaggTGGAAAAGAATAAGAGATTAGCAGTATCATTCACTTCttaatttttctattcttctttggTCACAAGCTGGGGCAGCTGCTCAGGACactgattcttttcccttatcctGACCTCTAAGGTGATACATGTGTTTTATCCTTAGATATCCCTAACTAATTTAGGAttttgtagctttctttcttttttttttttacaagcaaattaaaggaaatacaaaaacataGGAACAAATTTATAAAGTCCATATTTCTTATTCTAACAACATAAGCCTAGTCATGAATTAACTTGACCACTACAATTTACAGGCCACCCTTAGCTCTAGTTTTTCCTCTCCTTCAACCCTGAAATTCATAAGTGAGTTGGAGGAGTAAACTTCCTGATTGAAATTCTCTCACACACATGATACTATTTCTCAAGTAATCGGCTTGGTGGAGGGTCCAGTGCAGTTGATGGATAGCATGAACGCTAAAGGTCTGTCTTAAAGACCTACTTGCTTAATTCACAGTTTTTTGCTTAGTCTAATATTGATGGCTCTAACCTTTGATGTTCTCAGCACTGTGGGGAATACAAAAAGTATCATATGTGGTCCTGGCCCTTCAGGAGCTCACAATGTAGTTGGGAAGACAAGAATAGCAAACATACTTAGAAAGGAACCTAAGGGACTATGAGATTCACTGCCAGATTATGTAGCTAGACTCAGTATTTAAGGAAGAGAGATCTCTATCTGGGGTACAGAGGCCTGGGATGACAATACTCACCTGGTATTTCACTTCAGTAACACACCCCTTCTCTCTCCAGTCCAGAGAATCAGGCAATTTCTGATTAGGGTTTGACTTGAAAGTGACATTTCTCTGCCATTGGCTGGGAACTCTCAGGGAACACATCAAAGATATCACTTCTTCACTGGTCTACAAAGATATATACATAGCTCCTTTCACTTATACCCTTCTTTTCAATATCCTGATAACTGTaactgtgaatatatttaacaacTGAGAGAAACAAGTGGTAGCTGTGACTAACATAGGTAACTATCTGGTAGGTGAATTATCTGGGTCTCTTTAGTCTTACACTTTGCCATTGGCATCACAGTTAGGCAttgggaaggagaagaagaaaatgataaaaactaGGTTACAGAGAGGCAGATTTTTGGTTCAAAGCAAGGCAGAATTTTATAAAAGCGTTGTCTAAAAAGTGGACTAAACTGGTTTTCCTTGTGAGAAAGAATTATAAAAGAGATTCCTGCATTTAATCTACTTAGGGTGTTCCTTTCCAAGGGGTACTATGATTCTTAATTTTGGCCACAGTGAAAAAGTTTTGTAGG belongs to Pseudorca crassidens isolate mPseCra1 chromosome 2, mPseCra1.hap1, whole genome shotgun sequence and includes:
- the CTSS gene encoding cathepsin S; the encoded protein is MGAPAGSIIMKWLVWVLLLCSSVMAQQHRDSTLDHHWDLWKKTYGKQYKEQNEEVARRLIWEKNLKTVMLHNLEHSMGMHSYDLGMNHLGDMTSEEVISLMCSLRVPSQWQRNVTFKSNPNQKLPDSLDWREKGCVTEVKYQGACGACWAFSAVGALEAQVKLKTGKLVSLSAQNLVDCSTEKYGNKGCNGGFMTEAFQYIIDNNGIDSEASYPYKAMDEKCQYDAKNRAATCSRYIELPFGSEDALKEAVAIKGPVSVAVDARHSSFFLYRSGVYYDPLCTQTVNHGVLVIGYGNLNGKDYWLVKNSWGLNFGDQGYIRMARNSGNHCGIASYPSYPEI